TATAATCAGGTTATTAAGGGCAGTACCAACAAGATTCTTCGCTGGCGCTCAGAATGACATTTCAGATGATGTTGTGCATTTTGCAACAGCCTGTGCGACGGGATGACATTAGGAAACTTTAAGCTTAAAAGCTGATTCATGAATTATCCAGGTTAATTGATTTTTATAGAGTGCACATTTAGCAAAAAGTTTTGACAAAGATTATCTATTTTGAGCTTTTATATAAAATGGCGTTAGTTATGCAATAACTTCAAGTATTCTGTTTTTTGACTTTATTTTTTTTAAAGAAAGAATATTTAATTGTTGCATAATTGTGATATATTATTTACAATTCAACATCCTCTGATTCAAACCGGTTTTTCCATGGACGGATTAAAACCTTATCATCCTTCTTCTCTTCTATGTGATGATCAGGGGAGTTATTCAAATGAAATTTTAAATCAAACCGTAAAAAAAATCTCTTCGAGTTACACAAAAATTTATTGAGTTTAAACTCAATAAATTCAAAGATTCTAGTGCATATGACAGGTCTTATTCTCTAATGTTTTCAGGCTGTCAAAAACCCCAAAACTGCGACAAGTTTATGAATAAATCAAGTTCATTAATTTCAATCGTCAGGTCTCTGTCCCGGCTATGGTCGATATCTAGCGTTACATCGATGTGAATCAACGCAACTTCCTGTGCGACAAAAAAATGATACCATAAATACATCTGGTTCGAAGGCATATAGGCTCTGAATATAAATTAACATGGAGGCAAGTCATGGGAGCAAATACACAGACCAAACAGCCGCTTAAACCGCAGTTCTTCACGAAGGGCCAATTCAGAACGCTTGAAAAATTCGCGGATGTGTTTATTGAAGGTGAGAATGAGGCCATAACCCCCCGCGAAATTGCAATTAATCTTGATTCTTTCCTTTTTAAAATGCCATCAAAGCGAAAGGGTAGTATTAGGTTACTTTTTATCATTATTGAATATGTGTTTCCATTGCTGTCTTTTCGCTTACTTCCGTTTTCAAGACTGAATACTAAGGCACGAAAAAAAATAATTTCAAGAAAGCTGGAAAGAACCAAAAGGGGCACTATCCTGCGATCTCTCTCTAAAATAAAGCTTCTGTTTTTCTTCGGCTACTATGGTGATCCCAGGGTTAATGAAAAAGTCAATTTCGTTCCGGTTAAAAAGCGTAAAAAATATAAGCCCGAAGACTTTGAAATACTTAACTATAGAAAACTGCCAATTGAAACACCTACGGAAGATACCCTGAAAACCCAAGTTTGTGTGATCGGTTCCGGCGCCGGAGGTGCAGTAGTGGCCTATAATGCGGCAGCCGCTGGAAATGATGTCGTTTTGCTGGAAGAAGGAAGTTATGTTACTGCCAAGGAAATGAATCATGATCTCCGGGAAATGATCCCAAAGCTTTATAAAGAGGGTGGAGCACAGACCACCGTAGACTCTCTGATGCCCATTATCCAGGGCAAATGCCTCGGCGGAACAACAGTTATAAATAATGCAATCTGCCTGAGGATTAATAATCCGGGAATGTCTCCGAACGGGCATGATTTATTGGCGGTATGGAAGAAGCTTGGTGTAAACATAGATGTAAACAAGTTGAATGAAGCCTACGATCGAGTGGAGAAAAAGATCAATGTGGGCAAGATTTCGGAGGAAACCGGAGGTGAGGGCGGCAGGGTATTGCTTGACGGGATCAAAAAATTACAGAGCTCCGGCGAGCTTGATAAAAAATATAAGTCCGACTACTTCAAGAAAAACTATAAAGAGTCATTGGGGTGTGGGTTTTGCAACTGGGGATGCCCTTATGGTCGCAAAATGTCTATGCTGGAAACCTACATTCCCGGGGCTATCGACAATGGGGCCAGGGTAGTTACGGACTGTAAAGTAGTAAAAATTGAAAGGCATGGAAATAAAGTGACCGGGGTGAAATGCGAGCTAAAGGGTGGCCGTAAGCTGTTTGTTCGGGCAGATAAAGTGGTTGTGTCGTGCGGCGCCATTGGCTCCAGTGTTTTATTGATGGAGAGCGGTATCGGTGGTTCCAGAGTTGGAAAAAACTTCTCTTTTAATGCATTTACTAATATGAACGGCAGATTCGAACGTGTGATAAACTCTTATGACGGGGCTCAAATGGCATCGTATATGGATGGCGGTAACTTCATTTTGGAAACGATTTTTAACCCGCCCATGCTTCAGTCCGGCCTCATCCCCGGTTGGTTCAATACCCATTTTGAGCGTATGAGAGCGTATGACCGTCTTGCCAGTATCGGTATAGTGGTGGGAACCGAGAACAATGGACGCGTGAAACGAATCAAATTCCTGCGGGATCTGCTTGGTCCAGTCATCTATACAATGACAGACAAGGATTTTAAGGATCTGAAAGACGGCATGGTGCTCGCCACTCAGGTCTTTTTTGCTGCTGGCGCCAAGGCAGTTTATCCGAATTCCCTTGTGGATATCGAAATGAAGGCGGATGAATTCGATTCCCATGACAAGATAGAGCGGCTGATCAACTCAAAGATCAAAAAACCGAACGACGTCATCCATGGTTCGTCCCACCCCCAGGGTGGTAACGCCATGAGTGACAGTAAAAAGAAGGGAGTTGTGAACAACCAGTTTAAAGTACATGGTTATGAAAATCTATACGTCTGTGATGCGAGCGTTTTCCCAACTACAATAACAGTCAATCCCCAGCTTACAATTATGGCGATGGCGGAATATTTAAGTAATCAACAGGGGTGGGTTTAGTTTAGAATGGGTAATAAAGTAGTATTCAATTGAAGTCATAAAAATTAAAATACAAGGAGGTCATTATGGAAGAAAAAAAGATTTGGACATTTGAGTCTCTAGCTCAATGCAGTCGGTCTGAACTTGATAATGTGCTTGCAACCAGCCAGGCTTTCGATTACGAAAAGTTGAACGGTTATATTTATTGTGGCTGGATTCATACCTGGGTTGGTAAGCTAAGCGGGGAATAATTTAAAAAAGCGTTTTATAAGAAAGGTGATCGGAATTTAGGCTATAACGAAAATGTAGAACAGGATCACAAGGGGTTTCGGGGTGAATGGAAAGTCCGGATGAAAAATGGCAGACCAAGGCAACTCGGATATTACCGAGCTTCATTAGTCAAAGACGAACCTTACCAAAAGCTTTTTAAACCCTATATGCATACTGCACTTGTCGATTATAATATTTCGGAAAACACAGGCTTTATCAATAGAATGTCTAAAATGATCCGAGACTTCATTGTAACGCCTAATGAGGGTGACCATAGCTTATTACTCTCAAAAGCTTTTTTTCAATTCGCTCCCTGGTTAACGATCTGGCATTCCTTTTTCATCTTAGGTAAGAGACAGGAAATTGAATTCAAACCCTGGTAGCAAATTTTTCAAAACAAGGAGAAAATCTAATGGAAAAGGATGTCATTTTTGCACCCTTGAAGTTTCGGAACCTTACAGTTAAGAACCGGATTTTTCGATCCAACATATCCGGAAGATTTGATAATTACGATGGATCGGGTACCTCTGCACGGATAAATTGGGAAGAAAAATTCGCACGAGGAGGCGTTGGAGCAATCATTTCCTCGTTTTGTCCGGTTCACATCAGGGGGCGTATTTTGCCAAATTATGCAATGATCGACCATGATAATCGTATTCCATTTTGGAAAAAAGTAGGCGAAAGAGTACATCAATATAATTGTAAGTTCATTTTGCAATTGAGCCATTCCGGTAGGCAACGAGATATTGGTGGTGTTGAAAATGAAAACCGAAAAGCATTGAGTTCAACAAACAAAACCGAGCCGTTTCATGGTCTCGAATGCCAGGCGATGACAATTCAACAGATTAAAGAGACAATCCAACATTTTGCAGATGGCGCTAGAAGAGCCAGGGAAGCCGGGCTCGATGGCGTGGAATTGCATGGAGCCAATGGATATCTGATTACGCAATTTCTGAGTTCCGGAATTAATGATCGTAAGGATGAATATGGCGGCTCTTTAGAGAATCGCGCACGATTTGTTTTGGATATTATCAGGGCAATTCGTAAGGAAGTCGGAGAAGACTTCCATTTGCAGTTCAAAATCAGCGCGGTAGATTACAATAATGCAGTCATCTTTTGGGACAAAAAAGGAAATAAGCTTGAAGATTCTATACAAATCTGTAAATGGGCTGAAGAAGCCGGTGCAGATGCCATTCATGCCTCGACTGGCAGTTTATTTCCTCATCCCTTGAATCCACCGGGAGGAATATTACCCAAAGTTGCCGGTAAAACGTACGATTCTATGATTTCAAGCGGTAAGTTTACTTTTCGGAATTACCTTCTTTTTAGATTTAAGATATTGAGACCCATCTTTAATTTTCTGTGGAATAGAACCCGGGGAGATGTTATTGAGGGTGTCTCGGCTAATGACGCTAAGGAAATCAAAAGGAATATTGGTATTCCGGTTTTGAATACGGGAGGCTATCAAACTGCTTCAGTTATTCGTGAAAAAATCAATGATGGCTTTTTTGATGCGGTTGCAATTGCACGCCCCTTGATTGCAAATAATGACCTGGTTAAAATTTTCGAACAGGGTAAGGATACGCCGGATAAGCCATGCACCTACTGCAATAAGTGCCTGGTGAATGTTGTTGAGAATCCATTAGGGTGCTATGAAGAGTCCAGATTCAACAATTACGATGAAATGATCAAACAGATAATGTCTGTTTATGAGAACCTCTAATTTTAGAACTTAACCTTCGGTATCGATGGAGTTGATTTCTTTTTTCGCTGTGGGTAATTAAATTAATTATGCTTGACAATTAAATTCAAAGGCCTATACTAACATCAATTGAATTCCATATGTGGACTATCCAGGCCGGAATAGCTTTGCTTCGTTACAAGTTTCCTTTTATTAGTTTTTGAAATTTCTTGGTAAAGACTTATCTTTCTAAATGGTTTATATTTCTTCGAAACTACTTGTTATAATGGCTATTTTAACTAGGGTCTATGAGGCGCCAAGGTGCACAACACTTTTTCTGAAAGATAGTCTTTTGAAGCGAGTCACTCATAGCAGTATTTTTGATTGGATTAGGAGGTCAATGAGGACAAGCATCCTTACCGGCTTCGTACTCGCAGCCGCGTTCATACTCTCGGATAGCGCTTCAGGCCAAGCGTACCAGCGATCGGAGCTTACGGCTCAAGTCGACGAGCTGTTCGGTGAGTGGGATACGGAGGATTCACCGGGCGCGGCGCTCGGGGTCTATAAGGAGGGAAGAATCATCTACGCGCGAGGGTATGGCACGGCGAACCTGGAGTACGGGATTCCCATGACGTCGCAGACCGTTCTGCGGATCGGGTCCATCTCTAAACAGTTCGTCGCGATGTGCATCGCAATCCTCGTTGAACCGGGAAAGCTGTCGTTCGACGACGACATACGCGCCTATCTCCCAGAGATGTCAGACTACGGCCAACCGATCACGATTCGCCACCTGTTACATCACACGAGCGGAATCCGCGAATACCTCACCCTCGTCGAACTGATCGGGAAACCCGAGGGAAGCGGATTCGGCTATACGACGAGAGAAGTTCTTGAACTTCTCGCCCGACAGGAAGATCTCAACTTTGACCCCGGGGAGAGGTTCTCCTACACCAACTCCGGCTATTTTCTTCTGATGGAGATCGTCACACGCGTCAGCGGAATGAAGGCTAGCGTATTTGCCCAAGAGAACATCTTCGATCCTCTTGGCATGAAGAACACTCGTTTCTATGACGACCCGGACGCTATCATCCGGAACCTGGGGTTCGGTTATTCCCCGAAACAAGATGAGGGGTATCGCCTGGACATCCTTCGCTCCGAGGTCGTCGGTGACCTCGGCATCATCACCACGGTCGAGGATTTTCTTCGCTGGGACAACAACTTCTATGACAACAAGCTCGGAGCCGGAACGCAGGAATTGATCCAGACGATGTTCACGCGCGGACGAACAGATGACGGAGAGGAGTTATCCTACGCCTTTGGTCTGAAATTCGGCTCCTACCGTGGCTTATTGACAATGGGCCACAGTGGAGGGGCGGTGGGATATGTGTCGGAATTCTTGCAGTTTCCAGATCACAGATTCTCGGTCGTCATCCTGTCGAACTTGAGCTCGTTTCACCCCGGACTCTTGGCCCGACAAATCGCCGACCTTTACCTTGCCGATCAGTTTACCGAGACGCCAGTCCCAAGCGACGAGGCCCGACGCCGACTCCGACCTTCTCGCCCGAAAGCCGTAACCCTGCCGATTGAAGAGCTTGAAGCCTTTGCGGGTGATTTCTATAGCGACGAGCTCGACTTCTTTTACTCATTCCAGGTCAGGGAGGGCAGCCTTCAGCTCGAGCTCGGCGGAAATCGGATTGACCTGGTTCCCTATTCCGGCAATCGCTTTGGTTGGGGTCGACGAGAACTGAAATTCCTCAGAAACGCGAGCGGTGCCGTCTCCGGCTTCACGCTGGATGCCGGCGACGTACGGAATCTGAAGTTCCGAAAGGTCGACAGCCGGATTCCCAGCGAGATGCGCTAATGCTACCCGAGTTTTTCAGGCGGATTTTTACCGAATTGATAAGTGGAGGTTAGGAGGGATAATTGAACAAACAAATGACTACAGCCCTTAGCTCCGTTTAAAAATACGTCACCAAATTTATGAAACAGACCACAAACCAACAAGTATGAACATTTTAAAAATGTTCCCCGTCTTTTCATTCTGAAAAATCATTTTTCATATTGAAAATAAAAAGGAAACATCTCTCTTTTAATTAGGTTTATATATCTGTTTAATCAAATTTGTAACTTTATATATATCAATACTCTATGAATATTATCAAGCTACCCCAAATATGAAAAAATGATTACTTTAAGTTGGCATGGGGTTTGTAACTGCTTTAGTTGTTGGGAATATCTAACCAAATAAAAACTTAAATTTAATGAATTCTTGGACGGTAATAAAATGTCTATTATTCTTGTCGGGTTAAATCATCGCACGGCGCCGATTGAATTAAGGGAGCAATTTTCACTTGCACAATGTGCTTTGCAGTTGGCATTAGAAGAACTACGGAATTACATAACTTCAGATACGCCAAAAGACAATGGAAGTCAAAAAATTGGAGGCATTTCTCAAATT
This candidate division KSB1 bacterium DNA region includes the following protein-coding sequences:
- a CDS encoding NADH:flavin oxidoreductase, yielding MEKDVIFAPLKFRNLTVKNRIFRSNISGRFDNYDGSGTSARINWEEKFARGGVGAIISSFCPVHIRGRILPNYAMIDHDNRIPFWKKVGERVHQYNCKFILQLSHSGRQRDIGGVENENRKALSSTNKTEPFHGLECQAMTIQQIKETIQHFADGARRAREAGLDGVELHGANGYLITQFLSSGINDRKDEYGGSLENRARFVLDIIRAIRKEVGEDFHLQFKISAVDYNNAVIFWDKKGNKLEDSIQICKWAEEAGADAIHASTGSLFPHPLNPPGGILPKVAGKTYDSMISSGKFTFRNYLLFRFKILRPIFNFLWNRTRGDVIEGVSANDAKEIKRNIGIPVLNTGGYQTASVIREKINDGFFDAVAIARPLIANNDLVKIFEQGKDTPDKPCTYCNKCLVNVVENPLGCYEESRFNNYDEMIKQIMSVYENL
- a CDS encoding serine hydrolase; amino-acid sequence: MRTSILTGFVLAAAFILSDSASGQAYQRSELTAQVDELFGEWDTEDSPGAALGVYKEGRIIYARGYGTANLEYGIPMTSQTVLRIGSISKQFVAMCIAILVEPGKLSFDDDIRAYLPEMSDYGQPITIRHLLHHTSGIREYLTLVELIGKPEGSGFGYTTREVLELLARQEDLNFDPGERFSYTNSGYFLLMEIVTRVSGMKASVFAQENIFDPLGMKNTRFYDDPDAIIRNLGFGYSPKQDEGYRLDILRSEVVGDLGIITTVEDFLRWDNNFYDNKLGAGTQELIQTMFTRGRTDDGEELSYAFGLKFGSYRGLLTMGHSGGAVGYVSEFLQFPDHRFSVVILSNLSSFHPGLLARQIADLYLADQFTETPVPSDEARRRLRPSRPKAVTLPIEELEAFAGDFYSDELDFFYSFQVREGSLQLELGGNRIDLVPYSGNRFGWGRRELKFLRNASGAVSGFTLDAGDVRNLKFRKVDSRIPSEMR
- a CDS encoding GMC family oxidoreductase; translated protein: MGANTQTKQPLKPQFFTKGQFRTLEKFADVFIEGENEAITPREIAINLDSFLFKMPSKRKGSIRLLFIIIEYVFPLLSFRLLPFSRLNTKARKKIISRKLERTKRGTILRSLSKIKLLFFFGYYGDPRVNEKVNFVPVKKRKKYKPEDFEILNYRKLPIETPTEDTLKTQVCVIGSGAGGAVVAYNAAAAGNDVVLLEEGSYVTAKEMNHDLREMIPKLYKEGGAQTTVDSLMPIIQGKCLGGTTVINNAICLRINNPGMSPNGHDLLAVWKKLGVNIDVNKLNEAYDRVEKKINVGKISEETGGEGGRVLLDGIKKLQSSGELDKKYKSDYFKKNYKESLGCGFCNWGCPYGRKMSMLETYIPGAIDNGARVVTDCKVVKIERHGNKVTGVKCELKGGRKLFVRADKVVVSCGAIGSSVLLMESGIGGSRVGKNFSFNAFTNMNGRFERVINSYDGAQMASYMDGGNFILETIFNPPMLQSGLIPGWFNTHFERMRAYDRLASIGIVVGTENNGRVKRIKFLRDLLGPVIYTMTDKDFKDLKDGMVLATQVFFAAGAKAVYPNSLVDIEMKADEFDSHDKIERLINSKIKKPNDVIHGSSHPQGGNAMSDSKKKGVVNNQFKVHGYENLYVCDASVFPTTITVNPQLTIMAMAEYLSNQQGWV